GTCTGTCCGGACGCGAAGCTGCGCAAGCTCGTCAGGAACATGATTTACGTCGGGGTTGTCGGCTACCTGCTTTCGCTCGACATGGCCGAGGTGGAAAAGGCTCTGCGCAAGCAGTTCAAGAAAAAAGTGAAGGCCGCCGACCTGAACTGGGGCGCCGCCAAGGCCGGTTACGACTACGCCGCCGCGTCGCTCACCAAGGCCGACCCGTTCAAGGTCGAGCGTATGAACGAGAACCAGGGCAAGATCATTATCGACGGCAACGCGGCGGCTGCGCTGGGCTGCATGTTCGCCGGCTGCACCGTCGTCACCTGGTATCCCATCACGCCGTCGTCCTCACTGTGCGAGCAGCTCATCGATTACATGAAGCGCTTCCGCATTGGCCCCGACGGCAAGGCCACCTTCGCCATCGTGCAGGCGGAAGACGAGCTGGCCGCCATCGGCATGGTGCTCGGCGCCGGATGGGCGGGCGCGCGCTCGATGACCTCCACCGCCGGGCCAGGCATCTCGCTCATGTCGGAATTCGCGGGTCTGGGCTACTACGCCGAAATCCCCGGGGTGATCTGGAACATCGAGCGCGTAGGCCCTTCCACCGGCCTGCCCACGCGCACGTCGCAGGGCGACGTCATCTCGACCGCGTTCCTCTCGCACGGCGATACCAAGCACATCATGCTGTTCCCCGGCTCGGTGGCCGAATGCTTCACCATGGCCGGCGAGGCGTTCGACCTGGCGGAGAAATTCCAGACGCCCATCTTCGTGATGAGCGACCTGGACCTGGGCATGAACAACTGGATGTCGGACCCGTTCCCGTATCCGACCAAGCCGATCGCCCGCGGCAAGGTGCTCACCAAGGAAGACCTCGACCGCCTCGGATCGTTCGCGCGCTACAAAGATGTGGACGGCGACGGCATCGGCTACCGCACCCTGCCCGGCACCGACCATCCCGCCGCGTCATACTTCACCCGCGGCAGCGGACACAACGAGAACGCCAGGTACAGCGAGCGGCCCGACGACTACCAGAACAACCTCGACCGGCTGAACCACAAGTTCGAGACGGCTCGCAGCTTCGTTCCGAAACCCGAAAAAGTCGCCGAGGGGACGAGCAACATCGGCATCATCTGTTACGGCACCAGTCACTGGGCGGTGTTCGAGAGCCGCGACCAGCTGAAGAAGGAATACGGCGTGCAGACTGATTACCTGCGCCTGCGTGCGTATCCCTTCAACCGCGACGTGCACGAGTTCGTCGAGAAGCACGAGCGCGTGTACGTCG
Above is a genomic segment from Terriglobales bacterium containing:
- a CDS encoding 2-oxoacid:acceptor oxidoreductase subunit alpha is translated as MATVDIAPQAGQKRPGGKPVINDFSIQVATVNGSGSQTANMVLLRTIFQMGVPVSGKNLFPSNIAGLPTWFTIRASKDGYIARKKEIDFLVCMNPETAEEDVMTLAAGGAVLYDEPLGLNKLRRDLTFYAVPYDKLVAAVCPDAKLRKLVRNMIYVGVVGYLLSLDMAEVEKALRKQFKKKVKAADLNWGAAKAGYDYAAASLTKADPFKVERMNENQGKIIIDGNAAAALGCMFAGCTVVTWYPITPSSSLCEQLIDYMKRFRIGPDGKATFAIVQAEDELAAIGMVLGAGWAGARSMTSTAGPGISLMSEFAGLGYYAEIPGVIWNIERVGPSTGLPTRTSQGDVISTAFLSHGDTKHIMLFPGSVAECFTMAGEAFDLAEKFQTPIFVMSDLDLGMNNWMSDPFPYPTKPIARGKVLTKEDLDRLGSFARYKDVDGDGIGYRTLPGTDHPAASYFTRGSGHNENARYSERPDDYQNNLDRLNHKFETARSFVPKPEKVAEGTSNIGIICYGTSHWAVFESRDQLKKEYGVQTDYLRLRAYPFNRDVHEFVEKHERVYVVEQNRDAQMLSLLKLDLPADKVTRLRSVRHYNGLPIDARSVTDEIISQEGK